In Paenibacillus ihbetae, the following are encoded in one genomic region:
- the wecB gene encoding non-hydrolyzing UDP-N-acetylglucosamine 2-epimerase, which produces MSKVKVMTIFGVRPEAIKMAPLILELQRHPEHIESVVCVTAQHRQMLDQVLEVFKIVPDYDLDVMKERQTLNEITVRVLEGLEPVLREAKPDIVLVHGDTLTTFLASYAAFLQQIQVGHVEAGLRTWNKLSPYPEEMNRQLTGVLADVHFAPTEWSADNLRRENKPESRIYVTGNTATDVFQYTVRDDYTHPVLDWAEGKRLILMTAHRRESHGEPHRQIFEAVKRIANEFEDIAIVYPVHPSPAVKEPAHRILGDHPRIKLIEPLDVVDMNNFYAHTHLIITDSGGMQEEAPSFGVPTLVLRDTTERPEGIEAGTLELVGTEEEKVYSRIKALLTDDALYEKMSKAANPYGDGQASQRIVNAILHHFGILKERPEEFHRMFTKA; this is translated from the coding sequence ATGTCTAAAGTGAAAGTGATGACCATATTCGGGGTGCGCCCTGAAGCGATCAAGATGGCGCCGCTCATTTTGGAGCTGCAGCGTCACCCAGAGCATATCGAATCCGTGGTGTGCGTTACGGCACAGCACCGGCAGATGCTCGATCAGGTGCTCGAGGTGTTCAAGATTGTTCCGGACTATGACCTGGATGTCATGAAGGAGCGCCAGACATTAAATGAAATCACCGTTCGCGTTCTGGAAGGCCTTGAACCGGTGCTGCGCGAGGCTAAGCCGGATATCGTGCTCGTGCACGGCGACACGCTGACGACGTTCCTGGCGAGCTATGCGGCCTTCCTGCAGCAGATCCAGGTCGGCCACGTCGAAGCCGGCCTTCGGACATGGAACAAGCTGTCTCCGTATCCGGAGGAGATGAACCGGCAGCTGACCGGCGTGTTGGCGGATGTCCATTTCGCGCCGACCGAATGGTCCGCGGACAATCTCCGCAGAGAGAACAAGCCGGAGTCGCGCATTTACGTAACCGGCAATACGGCTACGGACGTGTTCCAATACACGGTACGGGACGATTATACGCATCCGGTGCTGGACTGGGCCGAAGGCAAGCGTCTGATTCTGATGACGGCACACCGCCGGGAATCCCACGGGGAGCCGCATCGTCAGATTTTCGAGGCTGTGAAGCGCATTGCCAATGAGTTCGAGGATATTGCGATCGTCTATCCGGTTCATCCGAGTCCTGCGGTGAAAGAGCCGGCTCACCGGATTCTGGGCGACCATCCGCGCATCAAGCTGATTGAACCGCTGGATGTAGTGGACATGAACAATTTCTATGCGCATACGCACCTCATCATTACCGATTCCGGCGGCATGCAGGAGGAGGCGCCTTCCTTCGGCGTACCGACGCTGGTGCTCCGGGATACGACCGAGCGTCCGGAGGGCATTGAGGCCGGAACGCTGGAGCTGGTAGGAACTGAAGAAGAAAAGGTATATAGTCGGATTAAGGCTCTTCTGACGGATGACGCGCTGTATGAGAAGATGAGCAAGGCGGCCAATCCATATGGCGATGGACAAGCCTCCCAGCGGATTGTCAATGCGATTTTGCACCATTTTGGCATCCTCAAAGAACGCCCTGAAGAATTTCACAGAATGTTCACAAAGGCATAG
- a CDS encoding F0F1 ATP synthase subunit delta produces the protein MSQNTVAAKRYARALFDVAAQQQKGLEVEAELRAVVSAIEGDADIQKFISTPNIPLSVKMDVLNRALAGKVSQPVLNTIELLLERGRTEMFAELLNSYVKIQGASLGMADATVYSTYPLSDQEKEQVATEFGQLAQQNIRVTNVVDESLLGGLKVVIGDKLYDGSLAGKLERLEKSFNRRA, from the coding sequence ATGAGCCAAAATACAGTAGCAGCCAAGCGGTATGCGCGGGCGCTGTTCGACGTGGCGGCTCAGCAGCAGAAGGGTCTGGAAGTGGAAGCGGAATTGCGCGCCGTCGTATCGGCGATCGAAGGAGACGCGGACATTCAGAAGTTCATCTCCACGCCGAATATTCCGCTGTCCGTAAAAATGGACGTTTTGAATCGGGCGTTAGCAGGAAAGGTTTCGCAGCCTGTGCTGAATACCATCGAGCTGCTTCTTGAAAGAGGGCGTACGGAAATGTTCGCCGAGCTTCTGAACAGCTATGTGAAGATTCAGGGTGCCAGCCTGGGAATGGCGGATGCCACAGTCTATTCTACCTACCCGCTTAGCGATCAGGAAAAAGAACAAGTAGCCACGGAATTCGGACAGCTGGCTCAGCAGAATATCCGGGTGACCAATGTGGTAGACGAAAGCCTGCTCGGCGGCTTGAAAGTCGTAATCGGCGACAAGCTGTATGACGGAAGCCTTGCCGGCAAGCTGGAGCGTCTCGAAAAGTCTTTTAATAGACGAGCATAG
- the atpA gene encoding F0F1 ATP synthase subunit alpha produces MSIRPEEISTLIKSQIEEYKSDITVSEVGTVIQVSDGIARVYGLENAMSGELLEFQNGVSGLALNLEESNVGVVILGPYSEIKEGDQVKRTGRIMEVPVGEALLGRVVNPLGQPLDGKGPIEAAAFRPVESNAPGVIDRKSVHEPLQTGIKAIDAMVPIGRGQRELIIGDRQTGKTTVAIDTILNQKGSGVKCIYVAIGQKQSTVAQVVETLRRHGALEYTIIVTASASEPAPLQYIAPYAGCAMGEYFMFKGEHALIIYDDLSKQAAAYRELSLLLRRPPGREAYPGDVFYLHSRLLERAAKLNDELGGGSLTALPFIETQASDVSAYIPTNVISITDGQIFLESDLFYAGQRPAINVGISVSRVGSSAQIKAMKKVAGGMKLDLAQYRELQAFSQFGSDLDKSTLARLNRGSKLMEILKQGVNQPLSVEQQVVSLYTAVKGYLDDIEVADVRRFEKEFLAFIESNKPEILKSITDTKDLTADNENALKAAIDQFKKGFAASV; encoded by the coding sequence TTGAGTATCAGACCTGAAGAAATTAGTACTTTAATCAAAAGTCAAATCGAAGAATACAAATCCGATATCACGGTCTCCGAAGTAGGTACGGTTATTCAAGTTAGTGACGGTATTGCTCGCGTATATGGCCTGGAGAATGCAATGTCCGGGGAGCTGCTCGAGTTCCAAAACGGCGTATCCGGTCTTGCGCTCAACCTCGAGGAGAGCAACGTCGGTGTCGTTATCCTTGGACCTTACTCCGAGATCAAGGAAGGCGATCAGGTTAAGCGTACAGGACGGATCATGGAGGTTCCTGTCGGTGAAGCGCTGCTTGGACGCGTTGTAAACCCGCTCGGCCAGCCGCTTGACGGCAAAGGACCGATTGAAGCTGCAGCATTCCGTCCGGTAGAAAGCAACGCGCCGGGCGTTATCGACCGGAAATCGGTACATGAGCCGCTTCAAACCGGTATTAAAGCGATTGACGCGATGGTACCGATCGGCCGCGGACAGCGCGAGCTGATCATCGGTGACCGTCAAACAGGTAAAACAACCGTTGCGATCGATACGATTCTGAACCAAAAAGGCAGCGGCGTTAAATGTATTTATGTTGCGATCGGTCAAAAGCAATCGACCGTTGCACAGGTTGTGGAAACGCTCCGCCGCCACGGCGCGCTGGAATACACGATTATCGTGACCGCTTCCGCATCCGAGCCTGCTCCGCTGCAGTATATCGCTCCTTATGCGGGCTGCGCGATGGGCGAATATTTCATGTTCAAAGGCGAGCATGCCCTTATTATCTATGATGACTTGTCGAAACAAGCAGCAGCTTATCGTGAGCTGTCCTTGCTTCTCCGTCGTCCTCCGGGCCGCGAGGCGTATCCGGGTGACGTATTCTATCTGCACTCCCGTTTGCTGGAGCGTGCCGCGAAGCTGAACGACGAGCTCGGAGGCGGTTCCTTGACCGCACTGCCGTTCATCGAGACGCAAGCTTCCGACGTATCCGCATATATCCCAACCAACGTGATTTCGATCACCGACGGACAGATCTTCCTGGAGTCCGACCTGTTCTATGCGGGTCAGCGTCCGGCGATCAACGTAGGTATCTCCGTATCCCGGGTTGGTAGCTCCGCACAAATTAAAGCGATGAAGAAGGTTGCGGGCGGTATGAAACTCGACCTTGCCCAATACCGTGAGCTTCAAGCGTTCTCCCAGTTCGGATCCGATCTGGACAAATCGACGCTCGCTCGTCTGAACCGCGGTTCCAAGCTGATGGAAATCCTGAAGCAAGGTGTCAACCAGCCGCTGTCCGTTGAGCAGCAGGTTGTCAGCCTGTACACCGCTGTTAAAGGATATCTGGATGACATCGAAGTAGCGGATGTCCGCCGTTTCGAGAAGGAATTCCTGGCGTTTATTGAGAGCAACAAGCCGGAAATCCTCAAGTCCATTACGGATACGAAAGACCTGACAGCAGACAACGAGAACGCGCTGAAAGCAGCGATCGATCAATTCAAGAAGGGCTTTGCCGCTTCGGTTTAA
- the upp gene encoding uracil phosphoribosyltransferase yields the protein MGKLVICDHPLIQHKLTFIRDMRTNTKDFRELVDEVATLMAYEITREVPLETISVQTPVAETEGKVISGRMLGLVPILRAGLGMLDGVVKLLPAAKVGHVGLFRDPETLQPVEYYTKLPTDVTERELIVIDPMLATGGSAIAAIDVLKKRGCTQIKMMNLVAAPEGVKAVQEAHPDVDIYVAALDEGLNDHGYIVPGLGDAGDRLYGTK from the coding sequence ATGGGAAAATTGGTGATTTGTGATCACCCGTTGATTCAACACAAACTAACATTTATTCGCGATATGCGGACTAACACAAAAGATTTTCGCGAGCTAGTAGATGAGGTCGCGACATTAATGGCTTATGAAATCACGCGGGAGGTACCGCTTGAAACGATTTCCGTCCAAACCCCGGTCGCCGAAACCGAAGGTAAGGTCATCTCGGGCCGCATGCTCGGGCTGGTGCCGATTCTGCGTGCCGGTTTAGGCATGCTGGACGGGGTGGTGAAGCTTCTGCCGGCAGCAAAGGTCGGGCACGTCGGCTTGTTCCGGGATCCGGAGACGCTGCAGCCTGTGGAGTACTACACGAAGCTGCCGACCGACGTGACCGAGAGGGAATTGATCGTGATCGACCCGATGCTCGCCACGGGAGGCTCCGCGATTGCCGCGATCGATGTCTTGAAGAAGCGGGGCTGCACCCAGATTAAAATGATGAATCTCGTAGCCGCACCGGAAGGCGTTAAGGCGGTTCAGGAAGCGCACCCGGATGTGGATATTTATGTTGCGGCATTGGACGAGGGGCTTAACGACCATGGTTACATCGTACCTGGACTGGGCGATGCGGGAGACCGGCTCTACGGGACGAAATAA
- the atpB gene encoding F0F1 ATP synthase subunit A, translating into MHESPIIDLGGFRLDLSAVMMLLVTGIIVFVLVRLAVRNLSVENPSKLQNFMEWVVEFVQGVVASAMDLKKGKAYISLGLTLILFIFVANLLGLPFSIITDLPENFEVFGIPIEATIGLEHGHYAHVLWWKSPTADISVTAGLAIVVFVLMNYLGLKLNRKHYLKHYIEPFPIFLPLNIIENLAKPIALAIRLYANIFAGEVLITVILKTGFFGIPFMAAWQGFSIFIGALQAFIFTILTMVYISQTTIHEEH; encoded by the coding sequence ATGCATGAATCACCGATTATTGATTTAGGTGGATTCCGTCTGGATCTATCCGCTGTCATGATGCTGCTGGTTACAGGGATCATCGTCTTTGTGCTTGTGCGTCTGGCCGTTCGGAATCTATCTGTCGAAAACCCTTCCAAACTGCAGAACTTCATGGAATGGGTAGTGGAATTTGTGCAGGGTGTCGTAGCAAGCGCTATGGATCTGAAGAAGGGGAAGGCGTACATATCGCTGGGCCTGACTCTGATTCTATTCATCTTCGTAGCGAACCTGCTCGGCTTGCCGTTCTCGATTATCACCGATTTGCCGGAAAACTTCGAAGTCTTCGGTATACCGATTGAGGCTACGATCGGTCTTGAACACGGACACTACGCCCACGTCTTGTGGTGGAAGTCTCCGACAGCGGACATTTCCGTTACGGCGGGTCTTGCGATTGTCGTGTTTGTGCTCATGAACTACCTCGGCTTGAAGCTGAACCGCAAGCATTACCTGAAGCACTATATCGAACCATTCCCGATCTTCCTGCCGCTTAACATCATTGAGAACCTGGCGAAGCCGATCGCTCTCGCAATCCGGCTGTACGCGAACATTTTCGCAGGGGAAGTTCTGATCACGGTCATTCTGAAAACCGGATTCTTCGGTATTCCGTTCATGGCCGCATGGCAAGGCTTCAGTATCTTCATCGGAGCATTGCAAGCGTTTATCTTTACAATCTTGACCATGGTGTACATTTCGCAAACAACGATTCATGAAGAGCATTGA
- a CDS encoding AtpZ/AtpI family protein translates to MKNPNSQDHPWLIALYISGAGGLLAVYIVIGFLTGRWLAEWLDGPRYWLAIGTVLGLFIGILNIALLIKRFLGAQSE, encoded by the coding sequence ATGAAAAATCCGAATAGTCAAGACCACCCTTGGTTGATAGCGCTGTATATCAGCGGGGCCGGAGGATTACTGGCCGTGTATATCGTAATCGGTTTTTTGACAGGCAGGTGGCTGGCCGAATGGCTGGACGGGCCCAGATACTGGTTGGCGATTGGAACCGTTTTAGGGCTCTTTATAGGGATTTTGAATATTGCTCTTCTCATTAAAAGATTTCTGGGGGCACAAAGTGAATGA
- a CDS encoding F0F1 ATP synthase subunit epsilon has protein sequence MSTFLLEIVTPDRVVYSEQVNSVTVRGVEGELGILPGHIPFVTPLQIAPVYVKIGNERTPFAVQGGFVEVRKDKVVILAESAERASEIDRERAEAAKERAQARLNAKGRQDEIDHRRAELALQRAMNRIKVTQG, from the coding sequence GTGAGCACCTTTTTGTTGGAAATCGTAACACCGGACCGCGTCGTTTATTCCGAGCAAGTGAACAGTGTTACGGTGCGCGGGGTAGAAGGGGAGCTGGGCATTTTGCCTGGGCATATTCCTTTCGTAACGCCTCTTCAGATAGCTCCCGTCTATGTGAAGATCGGCAATGAACGCACCCCGTTTGCGGTACAAGGCGGGTTCGTCGAAGTCCGCAAAGATAAGGTTGTCATCCTGGCTGAAAGCGCCGAGCGAGCGAGTGAAATCGATCGGGAGCGTGCAGAAGCCGCGAAAGAGCGCGCGCAAGCCCGCTTGAACGCCAAAGGAAGACAGGACGAAATCGACCATCGCCGCGCAGAGCTCGCTCTGCAAAGAGCGATGAACCGGATTAAGGTAACCCAAGGCTAA
- the atpF gene encoding F0F1 ATP synthase subunit B, which translates to MNILWENIVITIISFIILYFLLQKFAFSKLFGIMEQRRELVMSQMNEAAQTRQQAAAYVEEQKKALEQARQDAHEIIERSRQTSNKQAEQILEQAKEEAVRLKSEAVRDIENEKKKAVEELRSELGSVSVKIASKLIEREVKNDKAQEELVDQYLKEVGGRP; encoded by the coding sequence ATGAACATTCTATGGGAAAATATCGTAATCACGATCATTTCGTTTATTATTCTTTACTTTTTGCTTCAAAAATTTGCGTTCAGCAAATTGTTCGGCATCATGGAGCAGCGTCGTGAGCTGGTTATGAGCCAGATGAACGAAGCGGCACAGACCCGCCAGCAGGCGGCTGCTTACGTAGAAGAGCAGAAGAAGGCACTGGAGCAAGCGCGTCAAGACGCTCACGAAATTATCGAGCGTTCCAGACAAACGAGCAACAAGCAGGCTGAGCAAATTCTGGAGCAAGCCAAGGAAGAGGCGGTTCGTCTCAAATCCGAAGCGGTCCGGGATATCGAGAACGAGAAGAAGAAGGCTGTCGAAGAGCTCCGCAGCGAGCTGGGCAGCGTTTCCGTCAAGATTGCATCCAAGCTGATTGAACGGGAAGTCAAGAACGATAAAGCACAGGAAGAACTGGTTGACCAATACCTTAAAGAGGTAGGAGGCAGACCATGA
- a CDS encoding DUF1146 family protein: protein MDQDLSNSISGAVGVNGLLSIVVSLACIALSWWALQHLKLDLVVRHPKGPQGKLLHLLLAIVLGRFVAEFLIDYITWSQMIRYML from the coding sequence ATGGATCAGGATTTATCCAATTCAATTTCCGGTGCTGTAGGGGTTAACGGATTATTATCCATTGTCGTTTCCCTGGCTTGCATTGCGTTGTCGTGGTGGGCGTTACAACATCTGAAACTGGATTTGGTCGTCCGACATCCGAAGGGACCGCAGGGGAAGCTGCTGCATCTGCTGCTAGCCATCGTACTAGGACGCTTTGTTGCTGAATTTCTAATTGACTATATTACATGGAGTCAAATGATCCGATATATGCTTTAA
- a CDS encoding ATP synthase subunit I, producing the protein MNDLTSIVNAVFRVSLLLLSALFLGWALYPEYRPVIVGMIMGMAAGLFNVRFLSMKVQQLAQLAVNPEPKRYNFGFITRLCIGFLIVVFAAKLEQVSLGGAIAGLFIPQLLTIPVSIVFSLRNNH; encoded by the coding sequence GTGAATGATCTGACTTCCATTGTGAACGCTGTTTTTAGAGTATCATTGCTCTTATTGTCTGCCTTGTTTCTGGGATGGGCTCTTTACCCGGAATATCGCCCCGTCATCGTGGGGATGATCATGGGGATGGCGGCGGGATTGTTTAATGTTCGCTTCCTTTCCATGAAAGTGCAGCAGCTGGCACAATTGGCTGTCAATCCTGAACCGAAAAGATACAACTTCGGCTTTATCACGAGACTATGCATCGGTTTTCTGATCGTTGTCTTCGCGGCGAAGCTCGAACAGGTATCGCTCGGCGGCGCTATCGCCGGTCTGTTCATCCCCCAATTGTTGACCATTCCTGTCAGCATTGTATTCAGTTTGAGAAACAATCATTGA
- the atpD gene encoding F0F1 ATP synthase subunit beta yields the protein MKKGRVVSIQGAVVDIEFERGHLPEIFNAIKIEGTLEGGRSINLTLEVANHLGDNLVRCIAMSSTDGLVRGIEAVDLGAPITVPVGAPTLGRVFNVLGEPIDNAGDVVSEVNNPIHREAPAYDELSTQAEMLETGIKVIDLLAPYQKGGKIGLFGGAGVGKTVAIQELINNIAQEHGGISVFAGVGERTREGNDLYHEMSDSGVISKTAMVFGQMNEPPGARLRVALTGLTMAEYFRDQEGKDVLLFIDNIFRFTQAGSEVSALLGRMPSAVGYQPTLATEMGRLQERITSTKKGSVTSIQAIYVPADDYTDPAPATTFAHLDATTNLERKISEMGIYPAVDPLASSSRILTPEVVGEEHYNVAQGVKQILARYNELQDIIAILGMDELSEEDKAIVARARRVQRFLSQPFHVAEQFNGMPGKYVPVKETIRSFKEILEGKHDHLPEAAFLFVGTIEEAVEKAKTL from the coding sequence ATGAAAAAAGGACGCGTTGTCAGCATTCAAGGCGCTGTTGTTGACATTGAATTCGAGCGCGGTCATCTTCCCGAGATCTTTAACGCCATCAAAATTGAAGGCACACTGGAAGGCGGCCGTTCTATAAACCTGACTCTGGAAGTAGCTAACCATCTGGGCGACAATCTGGTACGTTGTATCGCAATGTCCTCCACAGACGGACTGGTACGCGGGATCGAAGCGGTCGACCTGGGTGCTCCGATCACGGTACCTGTTGGTGCCCCAACGCTTGGCCGTGTATTTAACGTGCTTGGCGAGCCAATCGACAATGCGGGAGACGTTGTTTCCGAGGTTAACAATCCAATTCACCGCGAAGCTCCTGCTTACGACGAGCTTTCGACGCAAGCGGAAATGCTGGAAACCGGTATTAAAGTTATCGACCTGCTGGCTCCATATCAGAAGGGCGGTAAGATCGGTCTGTTCGGTGGTGCGGGTGTAGGTAAAACGGTTGCCATCCAGGAACTGATCAATAACATCGCGCAAGAGCACGGCGGTATCTCCGTATTCGCAGGTGTTGGTGAGCGTACCCGTGAAGGTAACGACCTGTATCATGAGATGAGCGATTCCGGCGTTATCAGCAAAACCGCCATGGTATTCGGTCAGATGAACGAGCCGCCGGGCGCCCGTCTGCGCGTAGCCTTGACCGGTCTGACGATGGCAGAATATTTCCGTGATCAGGAAGGCAAGGACGTGCTTCTGTTCATCGATAACATTTTCCGCTTCACGCAAGCAGGTTCCGAAGTATCCGCCCTCCTTGGACGGATGCCGTCCGCGGTAGGTTACCAGCCAACGCTGGCAACCGAAATGGGCCGTCTGCAAGAGCGGATCACATCGACGAAGAAAGGATCGGTAACGTCCATCCAGGCGATTTACGTACCGGCGGATGACTACACCGACCCGGCTCCTGCAACAACGTTTGCTCACTTGGATGCTACGACGAACCTGGAGCGTAAAATCTCCGAGATGGGTATCTATCCGGCGGTGGATCCGCTCGCATCCAGCTCCCGGATTCTGACTCCGGAAGTCGTAGGCGAAGAGCATTACAATGTCGCTCAAGGCGTTAAGCAAATTCTTGCCCGCTACAACGAGCTTCAAGATATCATTGCCATCCTCGGTATGGATGAGCTGAGTGAGGAAGATAAAGCGATCGTTGCCCGTGCACGTCGCGTACAGCGCTTCCTGTCCCAGCCGTTCCACGTTGCGGAGCAATTCAACGGCATGCCGGGTAAATACGTGCCGGTTAAGGAAACCATTCGCAGCTTCAAAGAAATCCTGGAGGGCAAGCACGATCACCTTCCTGAAGCTGCCTTCCTGTTCGTAGGCACGATTGAAGAGGCAGTTGAAAAAGCGAAAACACTGTAA
- the atpG gene encoding ATP synthase F1 subunit gamma produces MARGLRDIKRQIKSIQNTKQITKAMEMVAAAKLRRAQEKATAALPYSDKLKEVVGSIAAGTQGISHPMLEKREVKKTGYLVITSDRGLAGASNSNILRKVSNFIAERHQSKDEYCIFVIGRKGRDYFRRREMPVVEELTELSDSPTFGDIKAIANAAVGQYENGKIDELFVCYNRFVNALTQDPQVDQLLPMENIGGGVSVASYEYEPSPERVLEVLLPKYAETLIFSAMLNAKASELGAKMTAMGAATKNASKLISELTLTYNRARQAAITQEISEIVAGANAQQ; encoded by the coding sequence ATGGCAAGAGGATTACGTGATATTAAACGGCAAATCAAAAGTATCCAAAACACGAAGCAGATCACCAAAGCGATGGAGATGGTTGCCGCCGCCAAGCTCAGAAGAGCCCAGGAGAAAGCAACCGCCGCACTTCCGTACTCGGATAAGCTGAAAGAAGTGGTTGGCAGCATTGCCGCCGGCACCCAAGGAATCAGCCACCCGATGCTGGAGAAACGCGAGGTGAAGAAAACCGGTTACCTCGTTATTACGTCCGACCGCGGTCTTGCCGGTGCGTCGAACTCCAACATTTTGCGTAAGGTGTCTAATTTCATTGCGGAGCGTCACCAGTCCAAGGACGAATACTGCATTTTCGTCATCGGACGCAAAGGACGCGACTACTTCCGCCGCAGAGAAATGCCGGTTGTGGAAGAGCTGACCGAATTGTCGGACAGCCCGACCTTCGGCGATATCAAAGCGATTGCGAATGCGGCTGTCGGCCAATACGAGAACGGCAAGATCGATGAGCTGTTCGTATGCTATAACCGCTTCGTTAATGCGTTGACGCAGGATCCGCAGGTCGATCAGCTTCTCCCGATGGAGAACATCGGCGGCGGCGTCTCGGTTGCGAGCTATGAATACGAGCCATCACCGGAGCGCGTGCTTGAAGTGCTTCTTCCGAAATATGCCGAAACCCTCATTTTCAGCGCGATGTTAAATGCGAAAGCAAGTGAGCTTGGCGCGAAGATGACGGCAATGGGTGCGGCTACGAAGAATGCGAGCAAGCTGATCTCGGAGCTTACCCTGACGTACAACCGTGCCCGTCAGGCAGCGATTACGCAGGAAATCTCGGAGATTGTCGCTGGTGCAAACGCGCAGCAGTAA
- the atpE gene encoding F0F1 ATP synthase subunit C: protein MEFLAAAIAVGLGALGAGLGNGMIVSRTVESIARQPEARGQLQTTMFIGVGIVEVIPLAATVIAFLIMFS from the coding sequence ATGGAATTTTTGGCAGCAGCTATTGCAGTAGGTCTTGGCGCTCTTGGCGCAGGTTTGGGTAACGGTATGATCGTAAGCAGAACAGTTGAGTCTATCGCTCGTCAGCCGGAAGCACGCGGTCAATTGCAAACGACGATGTTTATCGGTGTTGGTATCGTCGAGGTTATTCCTTTGGCGGCTACCGTAATCGCGTTCTTGATCATGTTTTCTTAA